The Anabaena sphaerica FACHB-251 nucleotide sequence AAATGTTGACTTATCAATGTATTTCTTTAGACCTTAACAGTAAACGAGCGATTTTAAAACAAATAGCAGATAGTTCAATTTTTACGGTTGCAACTACGGTATCACAAACCAGTAGTTTAACTGTGTTGACTGACCCAGTAAATTTACCATTGCTGTTTTCTTCAGATGGTATAGAAGAAAAGAAACAGGAGGAACAGGAACAGAAAATAAAGGGGAAAATTTCGCACTCTGCACCTTTAGCTGAAGTTGAAGAATGTCAAGTAGAAGTTACGCACGAGTTACGGAATAAACTAACCGCAGAGACGCAGAGAACGCAGAGACATGAGGGTTTGAAAGAGGGTTTCAGAGAGACTTTGCAGAAGTCATGTCAGGAATATTTAACACTGGAATTGAGTTTTGGTGAAGTGCAGCACATTACCAGTGGTTTCAATTTAATGACGCAAATTCATGAGCAGACTTGTTTAAATAAACGCTGTCTTAACTATAAAGAACCCTTACCTCAACAACTACGCTGTCCCCTGTGTCGCAAACTTACCCGCAAAGCTGTAATTGTGAAAACTTTATCAGAAGAAAAGTTTAAGCAACCTTTCCGCACTCAGTTTTCCGCGCCAATGGTGAAAGTAACAATTAACTCCAGTGCGCGGGAATACATCCAACAGTTTGCTAAGGAAATTAGAACCAGTTTAACCCGCAGTAAAGAACCTATTCCTTCTGGTTATCAACAGTTGTGGGAATATTCCAGTACCTTCATTGCTATCCACAGCTTTGGACATCAAATTATGAGGGCGTTACAGCTTGTAGCTAAAGTTGACCCCAAACAGGTGAATTTTACTGTGGTGAAGGAGTTGGGGGACGGTAACAACTACACTGGTTATTTCTATGATACCAGTGATGGTGGGAATGGCGCGGCTGAAGCTGTGTTTAAACATTTGCCAAAACTTGCGGAGGTTGCGGGGGCGATCGCACGAGATTGTAATTGTAATACTGGTTGTGCTAAGTGTTTAATTCAACATGGCTGTCCTGATGGGAATACTGCTTTATTGAAGCAGATGGGTTTGGTGTTGTTAGATGCAGTTGGTATAGCTGAATAATTAATAACAGCAAGTAAAGGGTTAGTAGTTAGCTTTATTCGTCTTGATTAAACTGGGGTAATAGAGCCGCACAATAACAAAGTTTGTTATTTTCTGTTATTCCCAGTATAATAATTAATGGAAGCCTTTTTAGATAGAGGTTGCAAATGAACGTTTCTCTAACCACCGAACTGGAAAACTGGGTTCAATCTAAAGTTGAAAGCGGTATGTATACTTCCGCGAGTGAAGTAATTCGGGAAGGATTGCGGCTACTCAAAGAACAAGATACCTTGAAAGAAATACGTCTTGCTGAGTTACGGCGAGAAATTCAAAAAGGTATTGATAGCGGAGAATCTACACCCTTAAACATGAGTGAAATTATCGCCAAAGCAAAACAACAAAGGCAGGAGAAGCAGTCGTAAATAATGCCAAATATTCTGAAGAAACCCCTTGCCGAAGCAGATTTGTTAGATATTTGGAATTTCATTGCTAATGAAAGCCTTGAAAAAGCAGATATTTTCCTACAAAAGATAGAAAACAAGCTCAAAATTCTGGCAGAAAATCCTGGCATGGGTAGAAAACGTGATGAATTACTGCCAAATTTACGGAGTTTTCCAGTAGGAAGTTATCTCATTTTCTACCACCCTATCAACCAAGGAATTGAAGTTGTCCGTGTTTTGCATGGATCAAGGGATATACCCAACTTTTTTGTAGATGATTCCTTAGAAGACGAGTAAACAAGCCAATAGAACAATACAACGTTTAATTAAAAAAAATACTACAAAAAAGGCAGTAGCAGCGTTACGCTGCTGGGGAGAGATGTAATTTTCTCCCAATTATGCCAATAATTAACCTTGCTGATATTCAACGAATTAACAAAACACAGCAACAGCTTCTATTTCCTAACCAAAAACACCAACAAAATCACGCTGCTTTTGATTCTATCATAGCAGATAACTTTCAACTGGTGATGAAACAATTGTTTTTACAACTTCCTATACAACCTTTATTAAATGCCAATCCTCAAATTGCTCAATTAGTTAATCAAGTACAAGAACTTGCACCCGAACTTTTTCACCACCGGAGGAAGTTATTAGTTGATAACCCAGTCATTGCACCTCTGACAGTAAATAATGAAAATTACTTTATTCAAATCATCACAAATATAGCATTTAAACGGGGTATTCCCAGAATTTATGAATGGGCGGTGCGTTATCCTAAATTAAGCTGGCAAGACCGAGTAAAGTTGTGGACTACAACTGTTCAATATTCAGTTAACCCTAATCAAATACAACTTGTAATTGTAGCAGTAGACCCCGTAAAACCAGGACAAAGGATAGATATAAACTGGAATCAAAAATTGCATCAACAAACTGAAAAATGGTTAATCAAATTACTCAGTCAAACTCAAGATAATAATTTAATATCAAATCAGGTGAATCAGGAAATAACATCATCAATAATAAATTTAAACAATATTCCTGAAGTTAGAATTTAAGAGGCTAATGCCTCTCTCATTGGCAAATACAAATAACAATAAATGCCAATGAAACTCACATATTCTGAACATGGATGGCTACTACCAGAACTACTTAAATTAGACGATGAATATCAAGGTAGATGGGAACAATGGCGTTGGACAATGGAAACAGGGGAAATACCTAAAGAGATTCCACAAACTGAGTTTTTAGACTTAGGAAATACCCAAACTTTGCAGATGGTAAAAAACTGTCTGCAAGCTATTCCTCAAGGGAGTTGGGGTAGTCATTCCAGATTTATTCCCTATTTCACAAATTACTTACTTTACGCTTTAGGACATCCCAGCATTACAAAAAATCCTCCAGAACCAGAAGGATGCAATGGTGCAGAAAACCGTCTTGTTCAAGCATTGGAATTAAAGCTTTTAATTACTTGTCCCTTTGATTATTTAGGACATTTATTAGCTACTGAAGGTTACGGAAAATCAAAAGCTAAATTCTATCCTACCCCAATTTGGACAGCTAAAGCAATGGCTGTTACAGCCGTTTCTAGTGCTACTGCTGCACCTCCTTTTCATGTTTATGAACCAGCTATGGGTACAGGAAGATTAGCTTTGGAAATGTCTAACTATGCTGTTAGTTTGACAGGTTGGGAATGGGATGTACTGCTAATAAAGATAGCGAGTTTAAACTTTATGCTTTATGCTCCCTATTTTGCATTACCTATTCCTAGTTTGGGTGGAGATTTGGTTATTGGTAATACTCTAACAGGTAGCGGTGTTTCTTTTATCCGACCAAGTTTAAATTATGAAATTTCCCCATCAACACCTCAGCATCAATCATCTAATAGCTTGGTGATTAATGGTATCAAATACGAAAATAATCATACAGGAAATCAGTTGCAAGGAAGTTTATTCTGATGAAAGTAGAAATTAATGATTGGAAACAACTGTTCCAAATCTCTGCTAGTCATTCTCCTCTACCCATTTCTTTACCTACTATAGCACTTGCTAATCCTCCTTATTGCCAAATTAATTCTGCTGCTAATCAAGAACTATCTCGATTTGAAATGGCGTACAAATGGAAAGAACAAGAAAATGGCAGTTATATTATCACATCCAAATTGAGAAACAAAATAGAGCAGGAATGCTTGTTTGTAGAACAATGTTTAAAACAAGTACAACCTGGTGAAATAGTCTGTGTTTTACTATCTAATGGAATTCTTTCTTCATCTCAGCACGCATATTTTCGTAGATGGTTATTAGAAGAAATGGCTGTGTTAATTGCTTCTATCCAGTTACCACCAGAAAACTTTCAGGTAGAATGTGAATTAGGAATTGTCACTAGCTTTTTGATTCTCAAACGTAAAGGTGGTAATTTATCAGTACCAGAGGATTATCCTATCTTTATGGCAGTTGCAGATAAAATTGGTTTTGACAGTCGTGGTCGTCGGCTGTTTCGTCCTATAACCAAGGAACAAGCAAAGCGAGAAATTGATAGTGATTTACCAATAATTGTAGAGGAATTTAAACAGTTTATCAAAGAGGAGATAATCCCATGAAAAAACTAGATAAATATCGTCAAATCATCCGTGAATTATTAACAGCCCATGCTACCCCAAATGAGCCAAATATTGAATGTCAACTCATTCTTGATACAGAACATGATCATTATCAACTTCTCGATGTTGGTTGGCAAGATTTAAACCGCATTTATGCCTGTTACATTCATTTAGATATTAAAGATAACAAAATCTGGATTCAGCACAATATGACAGAAGCTGATATTGCTCAAGAGTTAGTGGAAAGAGGAGTTCCAGCTACAGATATTGTTTTAGGCTTGCATCCCCCATACAAACGTCCTTATACCAAATATGGAGTTGCTTGATCACCCCTCTGTTGTCACTTTTCCAAAATGAAAAGACGTAACTCTTATCAAAAAAGAGTTTTAATCTCGATTTCAATGTTATCTACTTCAACCTCTGCACAACCTCATACAATTTCTAGGGCTTCACGTCCACCAAAAACTGGTTTTTAATATCTTCAATCTCACAATCTCCAACTTGCCAGTAATCGTCCCGTCTTTTTTGATATAGATTATCCTAAATACTTAAAAACGATTCCAGTTAGACTTATGGATAACACACTGCAATTATTAACCCCTATACAACTCGGTACTTACACCTTACCGAATCGTCTGGTGATGGCTCCTTTAACCCGCTGTCGTGCTGCGGCTGGCAACGTTCCCTACGAACTCCATGCCACCTACTATGCACAACGAGCAACCGCTGGACTGATTATTTCCGAAGCAACCCAAGTCTGTCCCCAAGGACAAGGTTATCCCGCTACCCCCGGCATCCATTCAGCTGAACAGATTGCTGGCTGGAAAAAAGTTACCCAAGCGGTTCACGACAAAGGTGGTCGCATTTTTCTGCAACTCTGGCACGTTGGGCGCATTTCCCATCCTGATTTTCAGCCAAATGGTGAATTACCCGTTGCCCCTAGCGCGATCGCCCCAACAGGAGAAGTCGGAACTTACGAAGGCATGAAACCCTACGTCGCGCCTCGCGCCCTTGAACTCGAAGAAATTCCCAGCGTGATTGAACAATATCGTCAAGGTGCGAAAAATGCCCTGGAAGCAGGTTTTGACGGCGTTGAAGTACATGGCGCAAATGGTTATCTGATTGATCAATTTTTGCAAGACTGCACCAACCACCGCACCGATGCCTATGGCGGCTCAGTAGAAAATCGATCGCGCTTTTTGATGGAAGTTCTGGAAGCTGTGACTGAAGTCTGGGGTGGAGATCGCGTTGGTTTGCGATTATCTCCTTCTGGCAGTTTTAACGACATGGGTGACTCAGACCCCAAGACCCTATTCAGCTATGTTGTGCAGGAACTTAACAAATTTAACTTAGCCTACCTGCACCTCATCGAACCCCGTCTCGATGCGAGCCAAGATACCCTAGAACACCTCAGTAGCGACCTCACCTCTGGTTTTTTCCGTCCCCTGTTTACCCCTCTTCTGTCAAAATGGGGAAATGCAATACCTGAAAGGTTTACGGGGCTTTAGTTTTGACATTTTGTCCTCAAATTTTATTTTTTAATAAGAAATAAAGCGTCAAACCTTGATGAAATCAGAGTTACAAAAGATGAATTCGATTATTGTTTTCCAAGAGTGACAGAACAGGGTTACTCCCTTCCCACTCAAGGAATAGACAGAGGAACTAAAGCAAAAATGTGGTCTAAAGTTTTTAATATTTGCTCTGAAGTCATCAAAATTTTGACATCCTTTAAGATGTTCTCAATTTCGGCAATGGTTATATTTGAAGGTAAATGATGTAGCTTCTGTAATCTCAGGAGATGAATTTCATATTCTGCTAGATTAAAGTCGGGTGAATAAGCAGGCGTATGGATGAATTCTATAGCTATTTTGTCTCCTATCCCTGCATTTTGCAGATGCTCATTCAATAAATTTTTCATCTTCTGTTTATGAGTAGAGTTGTTATCCAGAGCAATAGATAGCTTCTCTATATTTTCTTTGTGAGCATCTTTACACAAATCTGCAAGGTATTGAGCCACATCTTCGGCTTTTGATTTAGGCTGTAACTGCAAGTAGATTTCTCCAGTTACAGCGTCAACCGAGATCATACCGTTGACTTTGTTTCTCTTCCTTTTTTCGTTACTAGAAATCTCTGGCTTGCTATTACGCTCAGCCCAAGCATAATACAGGCTCGGTCTGTCATAAACAGCAAACTCGTCATAAAATACTAGCCTCTGTCTAGGCTTTAGTTCTGCCAGTTTTTTTTTATTGTAACGACAAACTCTTTCTGAACTTTCGGCTCGCTATTTTCATAATCACGATGTGCTTTTTGATGTGATAGTCCCATCTCTTTGAGTATGTCATAGATGCGACTGTCTTTTAGCTCTATACCCCACCGCTGCTGTATAACTTCAATTATTATCTTCCCTGTCCATATCTGTCGGTCAATTCCATAGTCCGTTGGTTTCTCCTGCAAGAGCATTTTTTTTATCTGTTCTTTTTCTTCACAACCTAACCGCTGTATTCTCTTAGACTTTATTGGCGTGACTAGTGCCTTTAGCCCCCCTTGACAATACATATCAATCCAAGTGATTAAGCTCTGTCTTGCACAGCCAAGTTTATCCATCACTTCTTGTCTGGTTTTACCATCATGTAGACACTTGATTGCTTCTAACCGTCTTCTTATGTATTGCTGTTGATATTTGTAAAATAATTTTTGCCACTCTTCTTGTTCAAAACTCTTTCTACTTAGCTGTTCTGATCTAGTCATGAACTCCCCTCTACTTTATGTCTAATTCTACACTGGGAAGGGAGTAACAGCAAAATTATTGCCGCTGGCGGATTAAACCGTGAAATTGGCGAACAAATCATCTCCAAGGGCGAAGCTGATCTAATTGCCTATGGTCGCATCTATATTTCTAATCCTGACCTTGTGAAACGTTTTGCCCTGAATGCGTCGTTAAATCCCTATGATCGCAGTACCTTTTACGGCGGCACAGAACAGGGCTACACTGACTATCCCTTTTTAGAAGAAGCGTCAAAATAATTCGTAATTGATAATAATGCCTCCGGCAGGCTACGCCAACGTAATTCGTAATTGCAATTAGTGGAGGCTTGAACCTACCACTGATTGTAGACCACTAAATCTTTGATTTAGTGGAGGCTTGTACCCTCTTTAATTACGAATTACGAATTACGAATTAGTAATTATTTGGTCAACCTTGCAATCCGGGAGTTTGATAAACTCGTGATACAAAATTCTCCAAAACATCAGGTTCTTGATGATTACTAGACTCCTGTACTGTCGCCACATCTTCCTCTGGTAATGGCAACATCCTTCCTGCTTCCTCAATGCGGTCATACAATGCCTGGGTTAACATTTTAATATCAGGAATTGTCACCTGACTTTCTAATGCAAGTCTAACTTGTTTATCCCACAGATTCTCACTTTCTTTAGCTCGTTTTTCATCTGTTTTCGACACAGGAATAATTAAAGGATAAGGAATAGAAGCTTGTCCCCCTGAACCGTAGCCAGGGCTGGTAATTACACATTTACCTTGGGGAAATTTGAGAATTTCATCGGCACTGATAACAGGCATTTTTTGTAAATTCTCACTCCAGCTTATGGAACGGCTCATTTGTCCGCCCAAAGAACGTCCTGTAGTACGATTTTTAATTAATACTTCCTTTTCACCGTAGCGTTTTGAGTAATCTTCCGCCGTTTTGTAGTTACCAGGATTAAATAAAACATGGGTACTGCAAGCTGATGCGATCGCACTTCCCATTTTATCCCCATAAATATCGTAAAGCTGCTCTAAACTTTGAATACCCAAAATAAAACAAGCACCATTGGAACGGTATTCATTAATCCATTGTGGCAGTCTATCCAGCTTAATTGATGGTAATTCATCTAGGGAAATAATCAACGGGTCTTTACGGGGACGACTCAAATTACCGACAATCATTAAGTGCATTGCAGCTGCTAACAAGGGACCGACCACACTGCGACGTTCATCATCCAGCTTGAATACTACCATTTCTCTTCCTTCTAGCTGAGTGGGAATATCCGATTTACCGATGA carries:
- a CDS encoding type II toxin-antitoxin system ParD family antitoxin, with translation MNVSLTTELENWVQSKVESGMYTSASEVIREGLRLLKEQDTLKEIRLAELRREIQKGIDSGESTPLNMSEIIAKAKQQRQEKQS
- a CDS encoding type II toxin-antitoxin system RelE/ParE family toxin, producing the protein MPNILKKPLAEADLLDIWNFIANESLEKADIFLQKIENKLKILAENPGMGRKRDELLPNLRSFPVGSYLIFYHPINQGIEVVRVLHGSRDIPNFFVDDSLEDE
- a CDS encoding N-6 DNA methylase; the encoded protein is MKVEINDWKQLFQISASHSPLPISLPTIALANPPYCQINSAANQELSRFEMAYKWKEQENGSYIITSKLRNKIEQECLFVEQCLKQVQPGEIVCVLLSNGILSSSQHAYFRRWLLEEMAVLIASIQLPPENFQVECELGIVTSFLILKRKGGNLSVPEDYPIFMAVADKIGFDSRGRRLFRPITKEQAKREIDSDLPIIVEEFKQFIKEEIIP
- a CDS encoding XisI protein, with the protein product MKKLDKYRQIIRELLTAHATPNEPNIECQLILDTEHDHYQLLDVGWQDLNRIYACYIHLDIKDNKIWIQHNMTEADIAQELVERGVPATDIVLGLHPPYKRPYTKYGVA
- a CDS encoding alkene reductase; the protein is MDNTLQLLTPIQLGTYTLPNRLVMAPLTRCRAAAGNVPYELHATYYAQRATAGLIISEATQVCPQGQGYPATPGIHSAEQIAGWKKVTQAVHDKGGRIFLQLWHVGRISHPDFQPNGELPVAPSAIAPTGEVGTYEGMKPYVAPRALELEEIPSVIEQYRQGAKNALEAGFDGVEVHGANGYLIDQFLQDCTNHRTDAYGGSVENRSRFLMEVLEAVTEVWGGDRVGLRLSPSGSFNDMGDSDPKTLFSYVVQELNKFNLAYLHLIEPRLDASQDTLEHLSSDLTSGFFRPLFTPLLSKWGNAIPERFTGL
- a CDS encoding transposase: MAELKPRQRLVFYDEFAVYDRPSLYYAWAERNSKPEISSNEKRKRNKVNGMISVDAVTGEIYLQLQPKSKAEDVAQYLADLCKDAHKENIEKLSIALDNNSTHKQKMKNLLNEHLQNAGIGDKIAIEFIHTPAYSPDFNLAEYEIHLLRLQKLHHLPSNITIAEIENILKDVKILMTSEQILKTLDHIFALVPLSIP
- a CDS encoding helix-turn-helix domain-containing protein, producing the protein MTRSEQLSRKSFEQEEWQKLFYKYQQQYIRRRLEAIKCLHDGKTRQEVMDKLGCARQSLITWIDMYCQGGLKALVTPIKSKRIQRLGCEEKEQIKKMLLQEKPTDYGIDRQIWTGKIIIEVIQQRWGIELKDSRIYDILKEMGLSHQKAHRDYENSEPKVQKEFVVTIKKNWQN